The following are encoded in a window of Gramella sp. MT6 genomic DNA:
- a CDS encoding glycosyl hydrolase, with amino-acid sequence MNKNLFQLSILLCLFFNGIFIEQTSAQNYDEKLYDALEYRLIGPFRGGRSAAVTGVPNKPNLFYFGATGGGVWKTENGGRSWENISDGYFGGSIGAIEVAKSDHNVIYVGGGEKTVRGNVSSGYGIWKSEDAGKTWTSGGLKESRHLPRIVTHPKDYNTVYAAVLGNIYKPTEERGVYKSTDGGKNWRKVLFSNSQSGAVDLTMDPNNPRILYASTWNVQRTPYSLSSGGEGSALWKSTDSGESWKEISKNKGFPQDTLGIIGVTVSPVNSERVWAIVENKDKGGVYRSDDGGATWELINDDRSLRQRAWYYTRIYADTEDEDIVYVLNVDYHKSTDGGKTFTSDEAPHGDHHDLWIAPENSQRMIMGDDGGAQVTYDGGETWSTYHNQPTSQFYRVTTDNAFPYRIYAAQQDNSTVRIRHRTEGGNIDESDWESTAGGESAHIAVDPENSDIVYGGSYDGFLTRYNHENGTVRSVSVWPDNPMGHGAENLKYRFQWNFPIFFSPHDPDKLYTASNHLHLTTNEGESWKEISPDLTRNDKSKQKSSGGPITQDNTSVEYYSTIFAAAESPVKEGVLWTGSDDGLIHVSKDGGENWENVTPKGMPEWMMINSIEPSSFDAGTAYVAGTRYKLGDFAPYLYKTTDYGKSWKKITDGIENEHFTRVLREDPEQKGLLYAGTETGMYISFDDGANWKKFQLNLPIVPITDLAIKDNNLIVATQGRSLWIIDDLTLIHQLSKADNGSNFLFKPKDSYRMSGSSSKSLTAGTNHPAGVMTYFYLKDPKDKEVKLSYLTTSNDTIQSFSTADDKNKLEVEEGANMHTWNMRGKGAEKLEGMILWWASTEAPQAVPGTYQVVLEVGDEVLTQEFEILPDANAEADIAGMQKQYDFISDVNKTVDKAHNSIRKIRNIEAQLKDFQKQYKGNDKVQPLIEKAETLSEQLSEIENALYQTKNRSNQDPLNFPIKLTNKLAHLNSLVSMDDFPPTTQDVMVKNELTAKINAELDKFDSLLADEIKEFNKQFNEMDLNYVFVQAEE; translated from the coding sequence ATGAATAAAAATCTATTTCAGTTAAGCATTCTTCTATGCTTATTTTTCAACGGAATTTTTATTGAGCAGACCTCAGCTCAAAACTATGATGAAAAATTATACGATGCTCTGGAATATCGGCTGATAGGACCTTTTAGAGGGGGTAGAAGTGCCGCTGTGACCGGTGTTCCAAATAAACCAAACCTTTTCTATTTTGGAGCTACAGGAGGAGGAGTATGGAAAACAGAAAATGGTGGCAGAAGCTGGGAAAATATTTCTGACGGTTATTTTGGTGGATCTATTGGCGCGATTGAAGTTGCAAAAAGCGATCATAATGTGATCTATGTTGGAGGAGGAGAAAAGACCGTTCGCGGGAATGTATCTTCGGGATACGGAATCTGGAAATCTGAAGATGCCGGCAAAACTTGGACCAGTGGTGGATTAAAAGAAAGCAGACATCTGCCTAGAATAGTAACTCATCCCAAAGATTATAATACTGTTTACGCAGCCGTTCTGGGGAATATCTATAAGCCAACAGAAGAACGTGGAGTCTATAAATCTACCGATGGTGGTAAGAACTGGAGAAAGGTATTGTTCTCAAACTCGCAATCTGGAGCGGTCGATCTTACCATGGATCCTAATAATCCAAGGATACTTTACGCTTCTACCTGGAACGTTCAAAGAACGCCTTACAGCCTGAGTAGCGGCGGAGAAGGTTCAGCTTTATGGAAAAGTACAGATAGCGGTGAGAGTTGGAAAGAGATCTCAAAAAATAAAGGTTTTCCGCAGGATACCTTAGGAATCATTGGGGTAACTGTTTCTCCGGTTAACAGCGAACGGGTTTGGGCTATTGTAGAAAATAAAGATAAAGGCGGAGTTTATAGAAGTGATGATGGTGGAGCTACCTGGGAACTAATTAATGATGACCGCAGCCTGAGGCAAAGAGCCTGGTACTATACCAGAATTTATGCCGATACAGAAGATGAAGATATAGTGTATGTACTGAACGTAGACTACCATAAAAGTACAGATGGAGGTAAAACTTTTACCTCAGATGAGGCTCCACATGGTGACCACCACGATCTCTGGATCGCCCCTGAAAATTCTCAGCGCATGATCATGGGTGACGATGGTGGAGCACAGGTGACCTATGATGGCGGAGAAACCTGGAGCACCTATCACAATCAACCAACATCACAATTTTACCGGGTCACCACAGATAATGCTTTTCCATATCGAATTTATGCTGCACAGCAGGATAATTCAACAGTAAGAATTAGACATCGAACTGAAGGTGGAAATATCGATGAAAGCGATTGGGAATCTACCGCAGGAGGAGAAAGCGCTCATATAGCCGTAGATCCTGAAAACAGCGATATCGTCTATGGTGGAAGTTATGACGGGTTTTTAACGAGATATAATCATGAGAATGGTACCGTAAGGAGTGTGAGTGTATGGCCCGATAATCCCATGGGGCATGGAGCCGAGAATCTTAAATACAGATTTCAGTGGAATTTCCCGATCTTCTTTTCTCCTCATGACCCTGATAAACTTTATACGGCTTCAAATCACCTTCACCTGACTACCAATGAAGGAGAAAGTTGGAAAGAAATTAGTCCTGATCTCACCAGGAATGATAAGTCAAAGCAAAAGTCTTCCGGAGGTCCAATTACCCAGGATAATACTTCCGTAGAATATTACAGCACCATTTTTGCCGCCGCAGAATCCCCGGTAAAGGAGGGAGTTCTTTGGACAGGTAGTGATGACGGACTTATCCACGTTTCTAAGGATGGTGGTGAGAACTGGGAAAATGTAACTCCTAAGGGAATGCCGGAATGGATGATGATTAACAGTATTGAACCTTCTTCTTTTGATGCGGGAACTGCGTATGTTGCCGGGACACGATATAAACTTGGAGATTTTGCACCATATTTATATAAAACCACCGACTATGGGAAGTCCTGGAAAAAAATCACTGACGGAATAGAAAATGAACATTTCACAAGGGTCTTGAGAGAAGATCCAGAGCAAAAAGGACTGCTTTATGCAGGGACCGAAACCGGGATGTACATCTCTTTTGACGATGGAGCAAACTGGAAAAAGTTTCAGTTGAATCTGCCAATCGTACCTATTACAGATCTTGCCATCAAAGACAATAATCTTATAGTGGCAACACAGGGCAGAAGTCTCTGGATCATTGATGATCTAACGCTTATTCATCAGTTAAGTAAAGCAGATAATGGTTCAAATTTTCTTTTCAAGCCGAAAGATAGTTACAGGATGAGCGGAAGCTCTTCTAAATCTCTTACGGCCGGGACCAATCATCCGGCAGGAGTGATGACCTATTTTTATCTTAAGGATCCAAAGGATAAAGAAGTAAAACTTAGTTATCTGACCACCTCTAACGATACTATTCAAAGTTTTAGCACCGCAGATGACAAGAATAAACTTGAGGTCGAAGAAGGAGCGAATATGCATACCTGGAATATGCGAGGTAAAGGAGCTGAGAAACTAGAAGGTATGATCCTTTGGTGGGCAAGTACCGAAGCTCCGCAGGCAGTTCCGGGCACCTATCAGGTGGTTTTGGAAGTTGGTGATGAGGTATTAACGCAGGAATTTGAAATATTACCTGATGCAAATGCTGAAGCGGATATTGCAGGCATGCAGAAGCAATATGATTTTATTAGCGATGTGAATAAGACAGTAGATAAAGCCCATAATTCTATCAGGAAAATTAGAAATATCGAAGCTCAGCTAAAGGATTTTCAGAAACAGTATAAAGGAAACGATAAGGTGCAGCCCCTCATCGAAAAGGCTGAAACTCTTAGCGAGCAACTTTCTGAGATCGAGAATGCGCTTTATCAAACAAAGAACAGAAGTAATCAGGATCCGTTGAATTTCCCAATCAAGCTAACAAATAAACTTGCGCATTTAAACAGTCTGGTAAGTATGGATGATTTCCCACCAACAACCCAGGATGTTATGGTGAAGAATGAACTTACAGCAAAGATCAATGCTGAACTGGATAAATTTGATAGCTTGCTGGCAGATGAGATCAAAGAATTTAACAAACAGTTCAATGAAATGGATCTGAACTATGTATTTGTACAGGCTGAAGAATAA
- a CDS encoding CopD family protein has product MEYYNYIKALHLIFVITWFAGLFYIPRLFIYQIEAYQKDEPEQSILTNQLKLMTKRLWFIITWPSAILASFFAFTLLIMIPDWLQQPWMHVKLGFVVLLYAYHFKCHLIFKELQKDVVKWNSNKMRIWNEGSTLILFSVIFLVIVRDAINWIYGVVGIFVLAIILMLGIKLYKRIRAKNPDA; this is encoded by the coding sequence ATGGAGTATTATAATTACATAAAAGCACTGCACCTCATATTTGTGATCACCTGGTTTGCGGGCCTTTTCTATATCCCGAGGTTATTCATATATCAGATCGAGGCTTATCAGAAAGATGAACCTGAGCAGAGTATTCTCACAAATCAGTTAAAATTGATGACTAAAAGATTGTGGTTTATCATCACCTGGCCTTCGGCAATACTCGCCAGTTTTTTTGCCTTTACCTTGCTTATTATGATCCCGGACTGGCTTCAGCAACCATGGATGCATGTAAAATTGGGATTTGTAGTGCTATTATACGCTTACCATTTTAAATGTCACCTTATTTTCAAGGAGCTTCAGAAAGACGTGGTAAAATGGAATTCCAATAAAATGAGGATCTGGAACGAAGGTTCTACGTTAATCTTATTTTCAGTCATTTTCCTTGTTATCGTTAGAGATGCCATTAACTGGATCTATGGGGTTGTTGGTATTTTTGTCCTCGCGATCATACTCATGCTGGGAATAAAACTTTACAAAAGAATACGTGCAAAAAATCCAGATGCCTGA
- a CDS encoding ATP-binding protein, with protein MKLLKLSLRTRIFISMILLVLGASILIFGVTVYQYKQEAENYHEERLERKQKAILENIKFVLASTTYVVDTENMEQIFRDNDKIDEMAEVHEMQIHIYDLEGNLIIKSGESFFKDTTEVKISNSILRKLENSSDKSYLKKSEVNGQKYQSSYSYVTDGKFKPLAILYLPYIQDDTLLNRDLNNFLVRMGEVYLFMLLIAIILSFFLSKYITKSLKIVSEKINQTRLDKRNQKIELSNATEEIYALVSAYNSMIDELEESAVKLATGEREQAWREMAKQVAHEIKNPLTPMRLSVQSFQRNFDKNDPNIESKVEEYSNTLINQIDTMSSIASAFSNFAKMPAQQSETLNVPKIVKLALDIFNENYIEFKSEKEEILAKFDRTQLIRVITNLVKNATQALKDVENPHILVMVEEEEETVLVSVSDNGSGISEENKEKVFEPKFTTKSSGMGLGLAMVKNIVETYNGSISFVSKQNKGTIFNVRFPK; from the coding sequence ATGAAACTGCTTAAATTATCTTTACGAACGCGGATTTTTATCTCCATGATCTTATTGGTGCTAGGAGCCTCGATCCTCATTTTTGGTGTAACGGTTTATCAGTATAAACAGGAGGCCGAAAATTATCACGAAGAAAGGCTGGAAAGGAAACAAAAAGCCATCCTGGAAAATATCAAATTCGTGCTGGCCAGTACTACCTACGTCGTGGATACAGAGAATATGGAGCAGATCTTCAGAGATAATGATAAGATCGATGAGATGGCTGAGGTTCACGAAATGCAAATCCATATTTATGATCTGGAAGGTAACCTGATCATTAAATCTGGGGAGTCCTTTTTTAAGGATACTACAGAAGTGAAAATTTCCAACTCAATTCTAAGAAAGCTGGAAAACTCTTCAGATAAAAGCTATTTAAAAAAATCTGAGGTCAACGGTCAGAAATATCAATCCTCTTACAGTTACGTTACCGACGGAAAATTTAAACCGTTAGCGATACTTTACTTGCCATATATTCAGGATGATACTTTGCTAAACCGTGACCTGAATAATTTTCTTGTACGCATGGGTGAGGTTTACCTTTTCATGCTTTTGATCGCAATTATCTTATCATTCTTCCTGTCAAAATACATCACCAAATCCTTAAAGATCGTTTCAGAAAAGATCAACCAGACCAGGCTGGATAAAAGAAATCAGAAGATCGAATTATCTAATGCCACAGAGGAGATCTATGCTCTTGTTTCAGCCTATAACAGTATGATCGATGAACTTGAAGAAAGTGCAGTAAAACTGGCTACGGGTGAGCGTGAACAGGCCTGGAGGGAAATGGCTAAGCAGGTTGCGCATGAGATCAAGAATCCGCTTACTCCAATGCGTTTAAGCGTGCAAAGCTTTCAGCGTAATTTTGATAAGAACGATCCTAATATAGAATCTAAAGTAGAGGAATACAGTAATACGCTCATCAACCAGATAGATACAATGAGTTCTATTGCTTCTGCATTTTCAAATTTTGCCAAAATGCCGGCTCAGCAGAGCGAAACTTTAAATGTGCCAAAGATCGTAAAGCTCGCGCTGGATATTTTCAACGAGAACTACATTGAGTTTAAATCAGAGAAAGAGGAGATATTAGCAAAATTTGACCGTACCCAACTGATCAGGGTGATAACCAACCTCGTTAAAAATGCTACCCAGGCTTTAAAAGATGTGGAGAATCCCCATATACTTGTCATGGTAGAAGAAGAGGAAGAGACCGTGCTGGTTTCTGTCTCAGACAATGGATCGGGAATTTCTGAAGAGAATAAAGAAAAGGTCTTTGAACCAAAATTCACCACCAAATCGAGTGGAATGGGACTTGGCCTGGCGATGGTTAAAAACATCGTGGAGACCTATAATGGAAGTATCAGCTTTGTTTCAAAACAAAATAAAGGCACTATATTTAACGTACGATTTCCAAAATAA
- a CDS encoding enoyl-CoA hydratase-related protein encodes MSYKNILEEIDDNILTITINRPKKLNALNRETIQELHEALKEAKTDDEVKVVIITGSGEKAFVAGADISEFADYSPKEGKRLAADGQEKLFNYVANFPKPVIAAVNGFALGGGLELALAAHFRVASDNAKMGLPEVSLGVIPGYGGTQRLPQLVGKGRAMEMIMTAGMIDANQALQYNLVNHVVELGDLLEFTEEIASKIMKNSMVAISGAIKAINANYDDGVNGFETEINEFGRAFGTEDFKEGTTAFLNKRKADFPNK; translated from the coding sequence ATGAGTTACAAGAACATATTAGAAGAGATAGATGACAATATCTTAACGATTACTATTAATAGACCAAAGAAACTGAATGCCCTTAACCGGGAAACCATACAGGAGCTGCATGAAGCTCTTAAGGAAGCAAAAACCGATGATGAGGTGAAAGTGGTGATCATCACCGGAAGTGGTGAAAAAGCTTTCGTAGCTGGTGCAGATATTAGTGAGTTTGCAGATTATTCTCCTAAAGAAGGAAAAAGACTTGCGGCAGATGGTCAGGAAAAACTATTCAATTACGTAGCGAATTTCCCAAAACCGGTCATTGCCGCGGTAAACGGATTCGCTCTTGGTGGCGGACTTGAACTTGCCCTGGCGGCTCATTTCAGGGTGGCCAGCGATAACGCAAAAATGGGACTTCCAGAAGTTTCTCTTGGGGTTATTCCGGGGTACGGAGGTACGCAAAGACTTCCTCAGCTTGTTGGTAAGGGCCGCGCCATGGAAATGATCATGACAGCGGGGATGATAGATGCGAACCAGGCCTTGCAATATAATCTTGTGAACCATGTGGTGGAGTTGGGCGATTTACTTGAATTCACTGAAGAAATAGCTTCTAAGATCATGAAGAACTCCATGGTGGCGATTTCTGGTGCGATCAAGGCGATCAATGCAAATTACGATGATGGAGTAAATGGTTTTGAAACCGAGATCAATGAATTTGGGCGTGCTTTTGGTACCGAAGACTTTAAAGAAGGAACTACAGCATTCTTGAATAAGAGAAAAGCAGATTTCCCGAATAAATAG
- a CDS encoding PA0069 family radical SAM protein, producing the protein MSSEEYIKGRGAQLNVSNRFHEHSHETRDDFLNYCASEGEEAESNRTTIIETFPKTIVNKVTSPDVGMDFSLNPYQGCEHGCIYCYARNSHEYWGYSAGKDFEQKILVKRNAVELLEKKLKSKSWKAVPIVLSGNTDCYQPIEKKLKITRNLLHTFLKYRHPVGMITKNALIQRDMDILKELAQDNLVHVNISITSLQEETRRILEPRPASIKKRLETVEKLSAANIPVSVVMAPIIPSINSHEIMPLVKEIAERGALGVGYTIVRLNGAIGEIFSDWIRKTMPDRADRVLNQIENIHGGSLNDSRFGTRMKGEGEFADQVKQQFVIARKLYLKDREKPKLNCKLHEEYKDGQMKLF; encoded by the coding sequence ATGTCGTCAGAGGAATATATCAAAGGAAGAGGAGCACAATTGAACGTTTCTAATAGGTTTCACGAACACAGTCATGAGACAAGGGACGATTTTCTCAACTATTGCGCTTCAGAAGGTGAGGAAGCTGAAAGCAATCGCACCACGATTATAGAAACCTTTCCCAAGACCATTGTAAACAAGGTAACCAGCCCCGATGTGGGGATGGATTTTTCCCTGAATCCTTACCAGGGATGTGAGCATGGCTGTATTTATTGTTATGCTCGTAATTCTCATGAATACTGGGGTTACAGTGCGGGAAAAGATTTCGAACAAAAGATCCTGGTGAAAAGAAATGCGGTGGAATTGCTGGAGAAAAAACTGAAAAGTAAAAGCTGGAAGGCTGTTCCTATCGTTCTTTCAGGAAATACCGATTGCTACCAGCCAATCGAGAAAAAATTGAAGATCACCAGGAATTTATTACACACCTTTTTAAAGTATCGGCATCCGGTGGGAATGATCACAAAAAACGCGCTCATTCAGAGAGATATGGATATTCTTAAAGAGCTGGCACAGGATAACCTGGTTCACGTTAATATTTCTATCACCTCGCTCCAGGAAGAAACACGCAGGATCCTGGAACCTCGACCTGCAAGTATTAAAAAACGACTGGAAACGGTTGAAAAATTATCGGCAGCGAATATCCCGGTAAGCGTGGTGATGGCGCCAATAATTCCTTCGATCAATAGCCATGAGATCATGCCGCTGGTAAAAGAGATAGCCGAAAGAGGAGCTCTTGGGGTAGGTTATACGATCGTGAGGCTTAATGGTGCCATTGGCGAGATCTTCAGTGACTGGATAAGGAAAACGATGCCAGACAGGGCAGACAGGGTGTTGAATCAAATTGAGAATATTCACGGAGGTAGTTTGAATGATAGCAGGTTTGGAACTAGGATGAAGGGTGAGGGAGAATTTGCAGATCAAGTGAAGCAACAGTTCGTGATAGCACGAAAACTATACTTGAAAGATCGTGAAAAACCAAAACTCAACTGCAAACTTCATGAGGAGTACAAGGACGGGCAGATGAAATTATTTTAG
- a CDS encoding DNA-formamidopyrimidine glycosylase family protein, giving the protein MPELPEVAYQKIYVDSTSLHQKIVKVDLGADKIFQSPKKDFEEALTGNEFVSSHQIGKYLLMELKENGFLVIHFGMTGKMDYFQHDEIQKHAQLTVSFENGGKLSFVCPRRFGKLFLTNSIEAFKEQQNLGPHATELKKDDFHKLFEKKKGSVKTALMDQSFIAGLGNLYVDEMLYQSGIHPKTKSENLDKKDLDTMYKNMVDILETVTKCKTEGVPVPNSYLKTHRTEGEDCPNGKGKIEMIKVGGRSTYFCPKCQEIK; this is encoded by the coding sequence ATGCCCGAGTTACCAGAAGTAGCGTACCAGAAAATATATGTAGATTCCACCAGCCTGCATCAAAAAATCGTGAAAGTTGATCTTGGAGCAGATAAGATCTTTCAATCTCCAAAAAAGGATTTTGAAGAGGCCCTGACGGGGAATGAATTCGTTTCCAGCCATCAGATTGGTAAATACCTTTTGATGGAACTAAAGGAAAATGGCTTTCTGGTCATACACTTTGGGATGACCGGTAAGATGGACTATTTCCAGCATGATGAGATCCAGAAACATGCACAGCTAACCGTTAGCTTCGAAAATGGAGGTAAACTATCTTTTGTTTGTCCCAGGAGATTTGGGAAACTTTTTCTTACCAACAGCATTGAAGCTTTTAAGGAACAACAGAATTTAGGTCCGCATGCTACCGAGCTTAAAAAAGATGACTTTCATAAGTTATTTGAAAAGAAAAAAGGAAGTGTGAAAACCGCTTTAATGGATCAGTCTTTTATTGCCGGGCTCGGTAATTTATATGTGGATGAAATGTTGTACCAAAGTGGCATTCATCCCAAAACAAAATCGGAGAACCTGGATAAAAAAGATCTGGACACGATGTATAAAAACATGGTCGACATTTTGGAGACGGTAACAAAATGTAAAACAGAAGGTGTTCCAGTTCCTAATTCATATTTAAAAACCCACAGAACTGAAGGAGAAGACTGCCCTAATGGAAAGGGGAAAATCGAAATGATAAAGGTAGGAGGCAGAAGCACCTATTTTTGCCCAAAATGCCAGGAGATAAAATAG
- a CDS encoding AraC family transcriptional regulator, giving the protein MKFFKLALFLCLFISFSLFAQKDSLEAKTYEELRDLIGSFEKENINFNLINYYRRKAEKDGNIVQQFAAKSLFIEASIWDRNFDRAQDSLQPLRDFSAEHELESQTVSSLFQIGLAYYYQGLFGKALDIYNEALALSEEINDKNVQHKLLLQIGYIRSSVNDHTEAIRIYNKSLDVLDDSDFEVEELGKATSQTYYYLSIAFTDIKQRDSASHYINKALKLTQQEKDSCRRKYFLRSKAKIQILNNDLSNAENNLKKAFKLCQPSSKGDTLVFYKDLGEVYLAKKEYKKAQTYIQAAIDIYQVKVGEEGFMDDYYKLLAKAYKHTGDLEKSNFYLEKYINTVAEFSKIKDTVNQSLKLQEVEDFKNELSSIKEEKNLKQTYLNYLFLGASIIILFLLVVLLRFYRNKKKNEEKFEELFLKIENANESERITDTKDQVLEEKSSNDIPEETKQHILEGLKKLEEKEYFLRQDCNSYNVAKKINTNTSYLSKVVNSHFGKNFNTYINDLRINYAILRLKNDAIFRSYSIQSIAEEVGYKSADSFSKYFKLNTGLNPSFYIKEIKNIS; this is encoded by the coding sequence ATGAAATTTTTCAAACTTGCTTTGTTTCTTTGCCTATTCATTTCTTTTAGTCTATTTGCTCAAAAAGATTCTTTAGAAGCTAAGACTTATGAAGAGCTTAGAGATTTAATAGGTAGTTTTGAAAAAGAGAATATCAACTTTAACCTCATAAATTATTACCGCAGGAAAGCCGAGAAGGATGGAAATATTGTGCAGCAATTTGCAGCTAAAAGTTTATTTATAGAAGCTTCTATCTGGGATAGAAATTTTGATAGAGCTCAGGACTCATTACAGCCTTTAAGAGATTTTTCTGCCGAACATGAATTAGAATCTCAAACCGTTAGTTCTTTATTTCAAATTGGCCTGGCTTATTATTATCAAGGACTATTTGGAAAAGCACTGGATATTTATAACGAAGCACTTGCCCTTTCAGAAGAAATAAATGATAAAAATGTTCAGCATAAATTACTGCTACAAATAGGATACATAAGGTCATCTGTTAACGATCATACTGAGGCTATTAGAATTTATAATAAAAGTTTAGATGTTTTAGATGATTCAGATTTTGAAGTTGAGGAGTTAGGAAAGGCTACTTCACAAACCTATTATTATCTCTCAATAGCTTTTACCGATATTAAGCAGCGCGACTCTGCTTCCCATTATATCAATAAGGCTTTAAAATTAACCCAACAGGAAAAGGACTCCTGTAGAAGGAAATATTTCCTGAGAAGTAAGGCAAAAATCCAGATACTAAATAATGATCTCTCTAACGCAGAGAATAATCTGAAAAAGGCATTTAAGCTCTGTCAGCCTTCTTCTAAAGGTGATACCCTAGTGTTTTATAAGGACTTAGGTGAAGTGTACCTCGCTAAAAAAGAATATAAAAAAGCCCAAACCTATATTCAGGCCGCCATCGATATTTACCAGGTCAAAGTAGGAGAAGAGGGTTTTATGGATGACTATTATAAACTTTTAGCCAAAGCATATAAACATACTGGTGATTTAGAAAAATCTAATTTTTATCTTGAAAAGTATATAAATACTGTAGCCGAGTTTAGTAAAATCAAGGATACTGTAAACCAATCTTTAAAGCTTCAGGAAGTAGAGGATTTTAAGAATGAGTTATCCTCAATAAAGGAGGAAAAGAATTTAAAACAGACCTATCTTAACTACCTCTTTTTGGGAGCTTCTATAATCATTCTCTTCTTGTTGGTTGTATTACTTCGCTTTTATAGAAATAAAAAAAAGAACGAAGAGAAATTTGAAGAATTGTTTCTTAAAATTGAGAATGCTAATGAATCAGAACGGATTACCGACACCAAAGATCAGGTATTAGAAGAGAAAAGCAGTAATGATATACCTGAAGAGACTAAACAACATATTCTGGAGGGTCTCAAAAAACTGGAAGAAAAGGAATATTTCTTAAGACAGGATTGTAATTCTTACAATGTTGCAAAAAAGATAAATACGAATACATCTTATCTCTCCAAGGTCGTTAATTCACATTTTGGTAAAAACTTCAATACTTATATCAACGATCTGCGAATCAATTATGCTATCCTTCGATTAAAGAATGATGCGATCTTTCGATCCTATTCAATTCAATCTATAGCCGAGGAGGTAGGTTATAAAAGTGCTGATTCTTTCAGTAAATACTTTAAACTAAATACCGGTTTGAATCCTTCTTTTTACATCAAAGAGATCAAGAATATAAGCTAA